In Zingiber officinale cultivar Zhangliang chromosome 3A, Zo_v1.1, whole genome shotgun sequence, the DNA window AAGCTTTGGGTCGAATGactcatcaaatcgtcgagcgacgacgttaaaccctggtttccatcgacggtcgagcagcgaccttaaacccatgacttcatcaaatcatcgagcgacgatgttaaatcCTGGTTTCGATCGATGGTTGAGCAGCGACTTTAAACCCAtgacttcatcaaatcgtcgagcggtgacattaaacccttatctccatcgacggtcgagcagcgaccttaaacccacgacttcatcaaatcgtcaagcggcgacattaaactctggtctccatcgatggtcgagcgacgaccttaaaccactacttcatcaaatcgtcgagtagcggcgttaaacccctgtcttccccaaatcatcgagcggtgacattaaacccTTGTCTACCCCAAATCGTTGAGCGACAATGTTAAACCCTGGTATCTATCGACGGTCGAGCAttgaccttaaacccatgactttatcaaatcgtcgagcgacgacgttaaacttggtctccatcagcggtcgagcgacgaccttaaacccacgtctttatcaaatcatcgagcgataatgttaaacccctgtctccatcagctgtcgagcgacaaccttaaacccaagAGGTACAATCCTACTAATTTTATCTGCGGTTGAATTACGACCCAAGCTCGAATATACTATCTGCTTGGGATTATACAGTCAAAAACTTCGCTAATGGCGAAGAGAGCAAGATAGACTGGTGGTTGTGCTGATAAGGGGGATCAAGAGTGGGCATACGAGCAAGGATAATTTGCAGAAAATAAGATCTTTCATTAAAAGAAAAAGTGGAACGGCCGAGCAGCGGGCGTAAGACgtacttcaaaaattttcttacaaACTCTTCGCCTCACTCAACATAATTGAAGACGTCATCAGGCATTGAGTCGTTGACCTGGCTGCGATTGATGACGCCATCAGTCAGGGCTTCGGGGAGGTGACCGTTCGTATTAAGCTGACCGAGCGTCTCGTCAACAGCCAATTCAAAGGTCGGGACGATCCGACGGACGACCTTGTTAGTGAATTGGTCCGAGCGGAGGTACTCTTGTTTTATCACCTCGAAGCGGCTGGACTCGATCTCCTAGTAGGTCTTCAGAGCATCGGGAGAGGCCTCCAGAATGTCTTCAAGGGCCTTCAGCTGCCCCTGAAGAGAAGCCTCTGCAGCCAAGCGGTTGTCCCGCTGGGCTACCAGTAAGTCCTCAATTTCTTTGAGCTTCTGGGCAAAATTCCGAGCCTCCTGATTCTTCAGTTCCAGGTCAGCGATGGCCCAGTTTTTTCTTGTCATGGCCAGATCAATTTTCTTGTCATAAGTCTTCACCTGCCCCTCGAGCTGATCCAACATGATAGCCTGATTGGCGTACTTCTTCCGTTCGGCTTCGAGGAGCTTCTAGGCCTTCTTCAGATCGGCTTGCAGCTGAGCAAccgattgttggagtgtatactgaaagcctaagctttgtaaacattcattatgaataaagaatcacatttggtcaaattgtctacattaacttgtagttgttcaattaatttatactgtagataacatagtatgtggtgccacatgcagaagatgatgttattagtaccttataaattataaacagtagctcacaaccaaaatggaaaggaacaaaccattagaaggtcgtagtgtaattaggtatcagtttatcttgactgtataattacactagtacacttagagtgtattgagtaggaccatttgaggtcgtttcttttatactgactttataaaggaacaaagacctcagttattatggaagtgtgtgctcttaatcctaatataataacaagcacatatatttgatatttatttctttaatttatcaatgggtgagatttagttcgatgaatcaataagcccgataagttgagaaatggtatcacttatagtgtgtgttgttgattatagaaggaaactgtgtcctagagatactaggttgataatgtcctcaagaggagctcataaggattgtcatgttaaaccctgcaggtggacttagtccgacatgacaataaggttgagtggtactactcttggacttagatattaattaaatgagttgtcagtaactcacttaattagtggacattcgatatcttaaacacagggagactaacatactcataataagaaggagcccaaaaatataatttgggattggtgcggtagttcaataatagttctctagtggaatgaattattataaattaagttgtgtgttcggggcgaacacgggatgcttaattttatcgggagaccaaaaccaattcctcctctcggtccctatcgtagcctcttatttatagagtactatacccaccttctatacccaccaatagggggccggccaagctagcttgggaaccaagctagggccggcctaggtataaattggggtggccggccctagcttgaacccaagctagtgggggccggccaaattaaattaaaaagggattttaattttaatttttattatgtgggagatataatttattaaagagaattaaaattaaaatatctctcttgtaaaagatctacaaaagattaaagaaagagattagatctctttccttatttgtagattggtgagatattttattttctctttaaaaattattcacgtgttgtaaaattaaaattatagaaatttccttttatcaaccatgaagagattttgaagagaaattttattttttaaaatttccagaaacaaattaggaagttttaattgttgattgaaacttgtccaatttgttcttcattgatgtggccggccataagatttcaattgggaaatttttttttatttttctcaattaaatcatgtcaaggaaattgaggaaattttattgtaattaaatttcctaatttgcctaggccaaggaatataaaagaaggggtgagggtgccttcatgggggacaacctctattatttctctccctcttttgttccttggtgtggccggccatcctctccctctcttcctcttgtggtggccgaacctctctctctcccttggagctcttgtggtggccggatactacttggagaagaagaagaagaaggagagaaagctagcatctcttggagcttggttagtgttttgattttcttccttggtgaagcttcttcttttgtggccgaacctagctaggaggagaagaagatggttggtggtttctcatctcagaagatcgttgcccacacaacgtccgaggttagaagaggaatacgatagaagatcaagaggtctttctagaaggtataactagtagtttttcctttttccgcatcatactagttatttatggaaataataccaaatacaagaggcttacgttctagtatttcgaatatgttttttcgatgttgtgttcttttgttttatttttccttgtgatttgattgttcttttcggttaacctaaagttattttaggaaattaaatataagctttctataaaaggttttgtctagtcggtggtggttgctcccatatccaagaaggccatgtgcctcgccacgttagtattgggaaccaattatggaaattaatatttaatggaattaataacttaaggtgatttggatcaaacgtgttaagttccgcaggagacccaagtcaaaacctaaaagaacgaatagattaagttttggatcaaacgtgttaagttccgcaggcgatccaaaatttaatttaaaagaacacatggtagctaggaaaaggttcagacctttgtacaaaatttttgtacagtggaacctctaggttttccgagtagcaaccaacaccgatGGCCCCTGAGAGGAAGAGGCTTCACTTAAgatcttgagcttcttcagcttaTCCTCTACAAGAGTGAGTCGTTGGCACATGACCActctctccacccagtactgcagatGAAAAGGCAAATGTTAAGCGCCGATCGGAGGTAAATTATAAAGTGATTAAAATATGTACCCCAATGGACATCTGCAAATGGTTGTTCCCGAGCGCTCCTGGCGACATCGTTGTCGCTCGAGCCCTCGCTTCTTCTCAAATATCAACGAGTGGCTCGCGGATCAGGATCTTATGCTCGGGGATAGTCAGGCGTGCGCACTGATCGAGGTAGTCCTCCGTTGGTAGGTTGAGGGTCGTGGTCACCGATCGTCGGCCACTCGGGTCCGATGAGGAGGAAATCGCCAGACCGAAAGGAGCAGCAGTCGACGTTGGATCGATCCTAGACCACAGCGGCCTCTGTTGGGTTCGAGATGGAGATAGAGACGTGATCGGTGGCGCAGTGATAGGCTCCATAGGCAGATCGGCCAAGGAGGGTGTCCGATCGGATGAAGTGACCTCCACTCTTCCAGAGATGGCCTCGGGAGATAATGTACCCCCTCGCTCGGAGGGTCTCACGGTCGAGGTGGTGGATCGGGAAGGAGTGGTCATGCGGCATCTCTTGCTCCTGATGAGCGGCTCGCCATCGCCTGAAGATCCCAAGCCATCGGTCTGGGCGGCAGGTTGCGCTCCAGAAGGGAGTGGATCACCCGCCACCACTATGCTGGCCGGTGTCACCCTCACCCACAGTAGGCGCCCCCTCGCTCTCCGCCAGCGTGCCTTCTTGGGAGTTGACTGGCGTCAAGCCGAGGCTTGACATCTCCTTTGCTGCAGCTGCCTCGATTTTAGCATCCTTGACCTTGGTCAGACCGGCTGCACGTGCTTGCATCATGATTTCAGCTGCAAAAGAAGAgtagaaatcagttagattctaGGGAGAAGGGTAAGAAATCCCATACCTAAGCAGCTCGGGAGTCTCGTGCGGATCGGACTCAGTCCGAAGATATACATAACACCCTCTAGCAATAGCTTGTGGATGTCGTATTtctgaccggctagcatgttcgctgcatgaagataatccggtcggctCCTATACTTCTTCAGATTTGGCGGAGGGGATGGTCCGACCTGCCAGTGCGTCCGGAAGCTCGACCGTTCGGGAAGttgcagaaagaaaaaaaatactccttccaatgtttattggaagaaggcatctTATCAAAAAATACTAGCCCGACCCGAGACTAAAAGAGATGGGtccccagctcggactgcttggggtagtagaaataatgaAAGACTTGAGGGGTCAAAGGGATGTCATGCAGACGGAACAGAATAACAACGCCGCACAGCAGACGAAAAGAATTTGGTACTAGTTGGGGGAGAGGAATGCAGAAGTAGTTGCAAATTTCAAGGATGAAAGGATGGATTGGGAAGCGGAGATCGACCATAAATTGGTCTCTGAACAGACATATTGTGTCGATCGACGGATCATTGGGCCAGTTAGACAAAGAGACCAAAATGATTTTATGGTCAAGGGGGATTTCAAAAGCGTTTTAGAGGATCTCAGTGTCGCCCCGtcaaacctggtctccatggtggtataccatagaCCAGGAGTGGGGTCGGACGGCCGAGAAGAGCTCGCCATTGTTGAAAAATGAAAAACAGGAGGTTCAACGGAAGTTTAACGGAGTAGTAAGCAGGAAAGGCAAAACGAACACTAGGGAAACTGCGGGGAATGAAAAGCGCTGCGAGCGATTGGAAAGGGGAAGGAATGGGAGAGCTTACAGAAGAAGGAAATGCCACCGCAAATAGGAGCGGAGCGTCGCTGGAGCACTGATTGCACAGGAACTCATCGACAACCTTCGTAGAAAACGtaagtaagaagaagaagtcgggGCTACGACTTTTATAAAGTTCGGGCTCGGCCGGCCGGAGTCGTTCGATCTAGGTCACGGAAGTCGGAGAATAAATCCAGCCGTCGAATTTAAATTGCTAAACGTCACATCAATATCTGTCGCTTCGGGCATGCAGTGGTGGTGGCAGTGGCACGTAGCGCACGCCTACAGGGCAGCATTTAATGAATGCCATGTACCGGCGTGGGCGCGTGCTCGGCTTTAAtggggatgatttacatgaattcCGAAGGGATTTGGATGACATCAGCGTGGACCGCTCTCAGCCAAGGATAGAAACTACAAatttctcaaagtgcgaatttgTGAAGTACCGATCGGCCTCAAAGAGCAATCTCAGGACTATCTGCACCCTCGGGCGGACCAGCCGAGGTCCAACCAGCACCacgaccgatcggccaaccgaTCTCCAGACTAGCTTGTCCAATCAGTTGGACTTGCAActtccttcgattagacttgaggggaaggcatgtGATTCGGTGATGAGGAGGGGCCAGGTCAGCAAGGTGGTCAATGatatggtggaggtcaaagtcaagctggTCAACACCCCGATATTGATATTATCATTCGATCGGGCAACCCCCTTACCCGACCGGGAGGAATCACCGAGCCTACATgaaacagatgttagcacaacTCGATCATGTATCGAGCTTCCGGCGATCAAACAGACAAGGTATGCGCCGAGTGGCTGACCCGCTCGGACTCACATCGGCAAAATAGTGACGATCGAGTAGACTACATTCAGACACAGCTCCGTTGTTATGCAGAATGAAGCTCAGACCGTGGGATGTTGGCCGAGCGGCCAGGCCACTCGGCCCGAGGACAGGATCGCCCGGACGGCCGATGGTTGGCCAAGCAGCTCTTCCGCTCGGTCTGTAAccgacaaaaggaggatcagaggATATCCTTCTGAGAACCCGTGCCGCCGACAGAAGACATGCTTGGTGGCATGGTCATGTAGAAGATCGTACGATAAAAGCTTCCgctgtcttgtcagagatatactcgggtcgttaaggtatggtgtcaggggcACTTTTCTGAAATGTCTTTTCAAGGTATGTTTTGAGGAGCGTACACGACTCGAGAAGCGTGAGCCCGCTTCCTGAGAGTCCTATACAAAGACCccaagcttcgacggaggtatgcataatctctactgtagctacagttacccTGCCATTTTGCTTCCTCGTTTATTCTACATCGCCGGtggttgacttgagcgtcggagggccatcaccGGGGAACCTCTCTCTGGCTAGGCACTGACGTTGCTATGGTTGCAGATTTCACTGACGAGAAGTCCACCAACGGTCAACATGAACGgcacatccccagcatccatcgcCTCGATTCTGGGACATGATCAAAAGACATACttaaatatgcagaattttgatccTAAGATCTTATTTAACAAATCTACATCTTAACCACTATACCGCCCCATGAAAATATCTTGAGTTTTAAATGGCAACCCTCCTCCGAGATCGCGTTCAAAAAGACTTTGTTTTCAATAATAGAAAATTATTCCGTGACAGCAGTTGTTCACCTAAATCGCCCTCTCTTTCCTTCTTTCCGTCGCCGGAGCTCCAGTGGAAACAATAAAGATTGCAGTTCAGCGCCACTCTCGTGATCGTCGATCAGATCGAGGCACCGTGATCTATCTCTTCCCTCAGCGACGGTTCAGATTGAGGATGAGTCTTGTGGCCAACCATCTGTCGTACAATCAATAATTACGTTGTCTTCTTCCCTCTTGATACGGCGCATAACGGTAGGGTCCGATCAAGAGGACGTTGTAGTCAAAAGTCtaggggacgtggcagtcagaagtcaagggagcGTGTTAGTCAGAAGTTTAGGGGACATGGCAGTCAGAGGTCGAGGGGCGTATCACTCAACAGAATGACTGTAACTGTTAGAAGTCGCTAACCAGTTAATGCTCGGTCGGGATGTACAGATCCGGAATTCAGATCGACTGCTCTATCGGGATGTCCAGATTGGGGATTCAGACCGATTGCTCAACCGGGATGTCCAGATCGGGAGTTCAGACTATTAGCATAAAGAACAGTGAAAGAAGATCAGGAAATATCTCTACTAGCATAAGAAACAGTGAAGGAAGATCGGGGACTATCTCTACCAGTCGGGTGTTCTCAAGCAGACCTACATATAAGAACTTGATACACCCGGCCAGGATATGGCGGACTACTCAGATATATCCAGGTCAGGCTCGGCGATTGCTGGTTGTCAAGTGTTCTTTTGTTCATGCCCGATCAGCAAAAACGACAACtgagtcagagaatcgtaaccacctgtcagagaatagcTGCTGTATGTCAGGGTATATTCTAAAGGTCTGTGACTCGCTGCTAGCAGAACCTTCCGCCAACCTATAAGAGGACGCCACGCGTCACCCACCGCCAGATAAgatctgacatccgacattctctgATACTTGTCAAAAGCCAGAAGTacacactgtcatataaaaagggggtcCTCTCCCTTACGCAGGTATACTCACTAATTTTTCGCATCTGTCTTCTATTTTGTTCCTTCTGCGTTTTactgtttttctagaaaaaatatacctgacttgagcgtcgtagGGTCTGCtccgaggactttttccctggttcttggtccctAACATGCAGGGTGCTTATCTGACTATGCGCAGGACCGTGTATCACCCCCTTCGTCATCACCCCTCGTCAGTTATTCTCAATAATAACTTTGGAGAGCTCCGTCACCCCTTGTCAACATCACTACTGATTGCCCGGGCTCCGTCTGACTCCGATGGGATCACGTCTGTTCCACTATAAATAAGCATTGATTTCGTCGGCTTCCATTGATGCGAACCCTGTCGCTtgctccttccttccttcctcccTTCCTTCCCCTGTTTCATTCATGGCCGGCGGCGACGCGTGGCGGGATTTTCCGACCGAGGACGCAGACGGCGCGGCCGTCCTGGGCTGGTTCGAGGAGGTGGCGCAGAATGCCGGTGGAGTGCAGGCGGAGACGCTGCGCCGCATCCTGGAGGCCAACCTCGGGACGGAGTACCTTCGGCGGTGGCTCGGCGGCGCGGCGGACGGCCTCGCCGGGATGGGCGCCGCCGAGCTCGAGGCGCTTTTCGCCTCCGCTGTTCCGCTGGCTTCGCACGCGGACTTCGAGCCGTACATCCGACGAATCGCAGGCGGCGACGCCTCCCCACTGCTCACGGCCGACCCCATCACCATGCTCTCGCTCACGTAATTCGTTTAGTTGTTTAATGACAAAATTATCCCTTATAATAAGCCCTAAAAAAAccatctttctctccttctcgtCTCAAACTATTCTAGTGCGTTCTTTAATTGTTGTAATTAGATGTAAAATTATTCTTCAttagtttaaattttcaattgtATATATTTAACTAACCAATTTTGATCATTTGCAGCTCAGGAACTACCGATTGCCGGCCAAAGTACGTGCCCTTCACACGCTTCAACTTTCAATCTACTCTCCAGATCACAAGATTGGCAGCTGCTCACATATCCAGGTGTTCTTGATCTTAACTCGCAGATCGAATTTTGAAGTAATTAATTGTTGaacgtttattttttttttaaaaaagaaattattCTTGTAGGATTTTCCCGACCAAGGCCGGAGGTAGAATCTTGGCGTTTTTCTACAGCAGCAAGCAATTTCGTACTCCGGGCGGCGGCATCCTGGCCGGAACACTGACGAGCCACTACTTCGCCAGCGAGGAGTTCAGGACAAAGCAGAGAACCACCAAAGGCTTCATCTGCAGCCCCTACGAAGTGATCGCCGGCGGCGACTACCAGCAGTCCCTCTACTGTCACCTCCTCCTGGGCCTTCTCCTCCTCCACGACGTCGAGTGCGTCTCCTCCACCTTCGCCTACTGCATCGTGCAAGCCTTTGCCGCCTTTGAAGCCAAGTGGGAGGACCTCTGCTCCGACATTGAACAGGGGAAGCTAAGCGCCAATATCACCTCGCCGGAGATGAGGAAGGCTGTCGCGGAGCATCTCCGGCGGCCGGAGCCGGTTCTCGCGTCGGAAATTAAGAAGAAATGTGAGAAGTTGAAGGAATTGGGGTGGTTCGGATTGATCCCGGAGCTGTGGCCCAGTGCCAAGTACGTGCCCGCCATCATGACCGGCTCGATGATTCCGTACACGAAGAAGCTGAGGCACTACGCCAGCGGCGAGGCGGTGCCGCTGGTCTCCGCCGGCTACGGCTCCAGTGAGAGCTGGATCGGAGCGAACTTGGAGCCGAAGAACCCGCCGGAAAAAGTGACCTTTACGGTGGTGCCCACCTTCGCATACTTCGAGTTCATTCCCCTGCTCGACGAACGGGATAAAAATGGAATTTTGGAGGCAGAGCAACCGGTGCCGCTCGCCGGCGTGGTGGTCGGGCGGAAGTACGAGATCGTCCTCACCACCTTCACCGGACTGTACCGTTACCGACTGGGGGATGTGGTGGAGGTCACCGGATTCTACAAGCGCGCGCCGCGGCTGGCTTTCGTCTACCGTAAAAATCTCATCTTGACGGTTAACATCGACAAGAACACGGACCTGCAGCAGGCGGTGGAGACGGCGGCGGGGTTGCTGTCGGAATCGGGGGCGGAGCTGGTGGACTTCACGAGCTACGCCGACGTCGTCGCCGGGGGGGAGTGCTCCGGGCACTACGTGGTCTACTGGGAGCTGAAGGGGGAGGCGGCGGAGGGGGTGTTGAAGGAGTGCTGCGCCGCCATGGACGCGGCCTTCGCGGACCAGGGGTACGTGGTGTCGAGGCGGACGAGGTCGATCGGCCCGCTGGAGCTCAGGGTAGTCGCCGCCGGGACGTTCCGGGAGATAATGGAGCACTACGTCGGTAACGGCGCGGCGGTTAGCCAGTTCAAGACGCCGAGGTGCACCACCAACGAAGCGGTGCTTCGAATCCTCGATCGAGGCACCGTTAAGCGATTCTGGAGCACTGCCTACGGCTGAATCAATTTGCAAGACTGACCATACCTTTAATTCTTGCTAGTGGAATATTAGATCATTACAGTTTGTATATTAATGATCCGGCGGTGAGAATGAGGACCCCTTTTTCGAGGAGTCAACGTCACATGGAAGTTAGAAGGTTAGGTGGCCGATCGGATAAGGAGGGACCGACCGGACAATCGAGAAAAGGTGGGAGCGGTAGGCCAACCGGAAAAGGGGGGCCGACCGAaaggccggccgaccggtgtctgactgatggcaaaaggtgtcccggcgggagtcggggttccgacgctcgctgaacaggatcatagggccgagcggatgacatgctcggtcgaagacataaggtggcatactgcgaacagtccccaCATAGCACATTACCGAGGATCTCCCAAGCATACCAGTGCAT includes these proteins:
- the LOC122050744 gene encoding indole-3-acetic acid-amido synthetase GH3.10-like, encoding MAGGDAWRDFPTEDADGAAVLGWFEEVAQNAGGVQAETLRRILEANLGTEYLRRWLGGAADGLAGMGAAELEALFASAVPLASHADFEPYIRRIAGGDASPLLTADPITMLSLTSGTTDCRPKYVPFTRFNFQSTLQITRLAAAHISRIFPTKAGGRILAFFYSSKQFRTPGGGILAGTLTSHYFASEEFRTKQRTTKGFICSPYEVIAGGDYQQSLYCHLLLGLLLLHDVECVSSTFAYCIVQAFAAFEAKWEDLCSDIEQGKLSANITSPEMRKAVAEHLRRPEPVLASEIKKKCEKLKELGWFGLIPELWPSAKYVPAIMTGSMIPYTKKLRHYASGEAVPLVSAGYGSSESWIGANLEPKNPPEKVTFTVVPTFAYFEFIPLLDERDKNGILEAEQPVPLAGVVVGRKYEIVLTTFTGLYRYRLGDVVEVTGFYKRAPRLAFVYRKNLILTVNIDKNTDLQQAVETAAGLLSESGAELVDFTSYADVVAGGECSGHYVVYWELKGEAAEGVLKECCAAMDAAFADQGYVVSRRTRSIGPLELRVVAAGTFREIMEHYVGNGAAVSQFKTPRCTTNEAVLRILDRGTVKRFWSTAYG